The proteins below come from a single Azospirillum sp. B510 genomic window:
- a CDS encoding ATP-binding cassette domain-containing protein — protein MPSVDGTTLAPGVELTARLAGGSPDPVRLVGTEAAAALTPEAADGWATAFGSALAALVTMAPRADKALAPGQRRRLEAPDVLVSRRGVCWLEPDIPGLAGFGVGMARGPLAITPDAWAQATVGGTARAAAARFLWANGALLDALLATQEAWVAALPMLAALAEVDRHQAERNRRTRADVLLRAAERQALALPLPATPPSGDEPALTVMAAIAHRLGLPLKAPQRRRRSISDQPYTPWEVAAASHFRMRRVAKGERLRPSGKAPLVAIHDGMPRLVTRMRDMPADDGVLLVPVRPLPGVQATPLALLRAGTKGGVALRLALLDRLLRLPTARLQAHDGDRWVGWMKRLEGLGGQPAVAGALGVAAILLAASLATLAALVGWRAAMLTVGLAALTAPRWRRAAQTGLPGKDDGDDLAVDDPATLAMLERLPKIQTMAAAPWLLLTWYRNRQGGHGLGALPCPTLRNAASAAALGAAPLLGAALAGGPGAWTGAGAMTLGTLTGGMVLGHGLAMAGALRRDTVPGVPGGVFDLDGKGPPEYCDPGGLTGHVAVVDLAARLVDEERWLFTGLSLTVAPGEFIALAGPPGCGKSTLLALLRGLRRPTAGAVFLDGHDLSTLDPAILARDIAVVGQRDRLRPSTIRNMLTGQRAVDDDALWSGLKAVGMRDTIAALPAGLDTRLALGHGALSHGEAQRLLLARAFLAPAAILLLDEPTSMLDAAAEAIVAETLRRLPVTRIVATHRPALIRAADRIIDLGAHSSRMA, from the coding sequence ATGCCATCGGTGGACGGGACGACCCTCGCACCGGGGGTGGAACTGACGGCCCGCCTCGCCGGGGGCTCGCCCGACCCTGTCCGGCTCGTCGGCACGGAAGCGGCGGCGGCCCTTACCCCCGAGGCGGCGGACGGATGGGCGACGGCGTTCGGCAGCGCCCTGGCCGCGCTGGTGACGATGGCGCCGCGTGCCGACAAGGCGCTGGCGCCGGGCCAAAGGCGCAGATTGGAGGCCCCGGACGTTCTGGTCAGCCGCCGCGGGGTATGCTGGCTGGAGCCCGACATCCCCGGATTGGCGGGGTTCGGTGTCGGGATGGCGCGCGGCCCGCTGGCGATCACGCCCGACGCCTGGGCGCAGGCGACGGTCGGTGGAACGGCGAGAGCTGCCGCCGCCCGTTTCCTCTGGGCGAACGGGGCGCTCCTGGACGCGCTGCTGGCGACCCAGGAGGCCTGGGTGGCCGCCCTGCCGATGCTGGCGGCCTTGGCGGAGGTGGACCGGCATCAGGCCGAGCGCAACCGGCGGACACGCGCCGATGTTCTGCTGCGGGCGGCCGAACGGCAGGCACTGGCTCTGCCCTTGCCGGCCACGCCCCCTTCGGGCGACGAGCCGGCCTTGACGGTCATGGCGGCCATCGCCCATCGGCTGGGGCTGCCCCTGAAAGCACCGCAACGGCGGCGGCGGAGCATCTCCGATCAACCCTACACGCCATGGGAGGTGGCGGCCGCGTCGCATTTCCGAATGCGACGGGTGGCCAAGGGAGAACGGCTCCGTCCTTCCGGCAAGGCTCCTCTGGTGGCGATCCACGATGGCATGCCCCGTCTGGTCACGCGGATGCGCGACATGCCGGCGGATGACGGCGTCCTGCTGGTTCCCGTCCGTCCGCTCCCCGGCGTGCAAGCGACGCCGCTCGCCCTGCTGCGCGCCGGGACGAAGGGCGGGGTGGCGCTGCGGCTGGCTCTGCTCGACCGCCTGTTGCGCCTGCCGACGGCGCGGCTTCAGGCTCACGACGGCGACCGCTGGGTCGGCTGGATGAAAAGGCTGGAAGGGCTGGGCGGACAGCCGGCCGTCGCCGGCGCTCTCGGCGTCGCCGCGATACTGCTGGCGGCCAGTCTCGCCACGCTCGCCGCTCTGGTCGGCTGGCGGGCCGCCATGCTGACCGTCGGGTTGGCGGCGTTGACGGCGCCGCGCTGGCGGCGGGCGGCGCAAACGGGCCTGCCGGGGAAGGATGACGGAGATGACCTCGCCGTCGACGATCCCGCCACCCTGGCCATGCTGGAGCGGCTGCCGAAAATCCAGACGATGGCCGCGGCACCCTGGCTGCTGCTGACATGGTATCGGAACCGCCAGGGTGGGCACGGCCTCGGTGCCCTGCCCTGCCCGACCTTGCGCAACGCCGCGTCCGCCGCGGCGCTGGGGGCGGCTCCACTGCTCGGCGCGGCGCTGGCCGGCGGGCCGGGCGCCTGGACCGGAGCCGGCGCGATGACGCTCGGCACCCTGACCGGAGGCATGGTGTTGGGGCATGGGCTGGCGATGGCCGGGGCCCTGCGGCGCGACACGGTGCCCGGTGTTCCCGGAGGCGTGTTCGACCTCGACGGAAAAGGGCCGCCGGAATACTGCGATCCCGGTGGCCTGACCGGTCACGTCGCGGTAGTCGATCTGGCGGCAAGGCTGGTTGACGAGGAACGCTGGCTGTTCACCGGCCTGTCACTGACCGTGGCACCCGGCGAGTTCATCGCTCTTGCCGGTCCGCCCGGATGCGGCAAGAGCACCCTGCTGGCTCTGCTGCGCGGCCTGCGCCGCCCAACCGCCGGCGCGGTGTTTCTCGACGGCCATGATCTGAGCACCCTGGACCCGGCGATCCTCGCCCGCGACATCGCGGTCGTCGGACAGCGTGACCGGCTCCGCCCCAGCACGATCCGCAACATGCTGACCGGCCAGCGTGCCGTCGACGACGACGCCTTGTGGAGCGGGCTGAAAGCGGTGGGCATGCGCGACACGATCGCCGCGCTGCCCGCCGGCCTCGACACGCGGCTGGCGCTTGGTCACGGCGCACTCTCTCATGGGGAGGCGCAAAGGCTGCTGTTGGCGCGCGCCTTCCTGGCTCCGGCAGCCATCCTGCTGCTGGACGAACCGACATCGATGCTGGACGCCGCCGCCGAAGCGATAGTGGCTGAAACACTGCGCCGCCTGCCGGTAACCCGGATCGTCGCGACCCATCGGCCGGCATTGATCCGGGCGGCGGACCGGATCATCGACCTCGGCGCGCATTCCTCAAGAATGGCATGA
- a CDS encoding RNA polymerase sigma factor gives MVGYSRLAPLEFSRLPRSADPSRALPFPEGALMPEICRIPSTPRSFQQESRAMDEHEFRTLILAQHRRLFHFIRKHIKNPSDAEDIAQQTFIEAWRSLHNFRGEASATTWLFGIAMNLIRNFSTRSLNKRYEFVSDEVLDSVESSVDTPAAAAERRSTIKFLDRELLLLDREMREVLVLVCMEGVSYQDAAQILGIPVGTVRSRVSRARAHLRLRLAGTFSDAEATK, from the coding sequence ATGGTCGGTTATTCCCGCCTGGCACCGCTCGAATTCAGCCGGCTGCCGCGCAGCGCGGATCCGTCGCGCGCGCTGCCGTTTCCGGAAGGGGCGCTCATGCCGGAAATATGCCGCATCCCCTCCACACCCCGCTCCTTTCAACAGGAGAGCCGTGCCATGGACGAACATGAATTCCGAACATTGATCCTGGCACAGCATCGCCGCCTGTTCCATTTCATCCGTAAACACATAAAAAACCCCAGCGATGCGGAGGACATCGCGCAGCAGACATTCATCGAGGCTTGGCGGTCGCTTCACAATTTCCGCGGCGAGGCCAGCGCGACGACCTGGCTGTTTGGAATCGCCATGAATCTCATCCGGAATTTTTCGACCCGATCGCTGAACAAAAGGTACGAGTTCGTATCCGACGAGGTTCTGGACAGCGTCGAAAGCAGTGTCGACACCCCGGCGGCGGCGGCCGAACGGCGTTCAACCATCAAATTCCTCGATCGCGAGCTTTTGCTGCTGGACCGCGAGATGCGTGAGGTGCTTGTTCTTGTCTGCATGGAAGGGGTTTCCTATCAGGATGCCGCCCAGATCCTGGGGATTCCGGTGGGCACGGTGCGCAGCCGGGTTTCCCGCGCCCGGGCCCATCTGCGTCTTCGATTGGCGGGAACTTTCTCCGATGCCGAGGCCACGAAATGA
- a CDS encoding amino acid ABC transporter ATP-binding protein, with product MIAIENVSKSYGTFQVLKDCTATVRKGEVVVVCGPSGSGKSTLIKCVNGLEPFQSGRIRVDGIEVGARGTDMSALRARVGMVFQNFELFPHLTIMQNLTLSQRKVLGRRTEEAEAKGEALLARVGLATQAHKFPGQLSGGQQQRVAIARALAMDPIAILFDEPTSALDPEMINEVLDVMVELANEGMTMVCVTHEMGFARKVAHRVIFMDHGSIIEDCGKTEFFETQRSERAAQFLAKILQH from the coding sequence ATGATCGCCATCGAGAATGTCAGCAAGAGCTACGGCACCTTCCAGGTTCTGAAGGACTGCACGGCCACCGTGCGGAAGGGCGAGGTGGTGGTGGTCTGCGGCCCCTCCGGATCGGGCAAGTCGACGCTGATCAAGTGTGTCAACGGGCTGGAGCCCTTCCAGTCGGGCCGCATCCGGGTGGACGGCATCGAGGTCGGCGCGCGGGGCACCGACATGTCGGCGTTGCGCGCCCGCGTCGGCATGGTGTTCCAGAATTTCGAGCTGTTCCCCCATTTGACCATCATGCAGAACCTGACCCTGTCGCAGCGCAAGGTTCTGGGCCGGCGGACGGAAGAGGCCGAGGCCAAGGGCGAGGCGCTGCTGGCGCGGGTCGGGCTGGCCACCCAGGCCCACAAGTTCCCCGGCCAACTGTCCGGCGGCCAGCAGCAGCGCGTCGCCATCGCCCGCGCCCTGGCGATGGATCCCATCGCCATCCTGTTCGACGAACCGACCTCGGCGCTCGATCCCGAGATGATCAACGAGGTGCTCGACGTGATGGTCGAGTTGGCGAACGAGGGCATGACGATGGTTTGCGTCACCCACGAGATGGGCTTCGCCCGCAAGGTCGCCCACCGGGTGATCTTCATGGACCATGGCAGCATCATCGAAGACTGCGGCAAGACCGAGTTCTTCGAGACCCAGCGGTCGGAGCGCGCCGCCCAGTTCCTCGCCAAGATTTTGCAGCACTGA
- a CDS encoding AraC family transcriptional regulator: protein MDLIENALSLNNTIECANRYPKGSSVQFLQSRVEGLGMVMAPDEDGPPLPDPPAQDGPLHESLEFPTPPAGSPLSGRRTVFPPRMLSDPTVLRALRFIENNRTGPLTVTAIAEQAGVSLHHFQRRFAAVMGETIGNHIRRLRLEGAATRLMFSPETILSIAVSSGYGSAEAFAHAFQRQFQVSPTDYRAQARAAIPPVGQEDHERALAVSTGWRESTDLLVVRFYGSHAGVADYWRLFAQQLAAAGLDPHAQRAVGMSLDNPKITERGFIRYDCAIEAPRVLPAPLKQAPFWRMTLAPTRVARLRHEESYDSVFSAYRALTGAWLPSRQEQFGEGPALERYDFPPYTMPSGRPVPITIELTIV, encoded by the coding sequence GTGGATCTGATCGAAAATGCTTTATCGTTGAATAATACGATCGAATGTGCGAACCGTTATCCTAAAGGATCATCGGTGCAGTTTCTTCAAAGCCGTGTGGAGGGGTTGGGTATGGTCATGGCCCCGGACGAAGACGGTCCCCCCTTGCCGGATCCGCCGGCGCAAGATGGTCCGTTGCATGAATCCCTGGAGTTCCCAACGCCGCCGGCCGGTTCCCCACTGTCAGGGCGTCGAACCGTTTTTCCGCCCCGGATGCTGTCGGATCCGACCGTTCTGAGAGCTTTGCGTTTCATCGAGAACAACCGGACTGGCCCGCTGACGGTCACGGCCATCGCGGAACAGGCGGGAGTGAGCCTGCACCATTTCCAGCGCCGCTTCGCGGCCGTGATGGGTGAGACGATCGGCAACCATATCCGGCGTCTGCGGCTGGAGGGCGCGGCCACCCGGTTGATGTTCAGTCCCGAAACGATCCTGTCGATCGCCGTTTCGTCCGGCTATGGCAGTGCCGAGGCCTTCGCCCATGCCTTCCAACGCCAATTCCAAGTGTCTCCCACCGATTACCGGGCGCAGGCGAGGGCCGCGATCCCGCCGGTGGGACAGGAGGATCACGAGCGTGCCCTTGCCGTCTCGACCGGCTGGCGGGAAAGCACGGACCTGCTGGTGGTGCGCTTCTACGGTTCCCACGCGGGAGTTGCCGACTATTGGAGGCTTTTCGCGCAACAACTCGCGGCGGCCGGTCTCGACCCCCACGCGCAGCGGGCCGTCGGCATGTCCCTCGACAATCCCAAGATCACGGAGCGCGGATTTATCCGCTACGACTGCGCGATCGAGGCGCCGCGTGTCTTGCCGGCGCCACTCAAACAGGCACCGTTCTGGCGCATGACGCTTGCGCCGACGCGGGTGGCGAGGCTACGTCACGAGGAGTCCTATGACTCCGTCTTTTCCGCCTACCGGGCTCTGACCGGGGCCTGGCTCCCGTCGAGACAGGAACAGTTTGGCGAGGGTCCGGCGCTGGAACGTTACGATTTTCCCCCTTACACCATGCCGTCGGGCAGACCGGTCCCGATCACCATCGAACTCACCATCGTTTGA
- a CDS encoding GntR family transcriptional regulator — protein MSMDMDAPKAEDPKAATPAVAGVNLAGMAYRTILGMILDRRIPSGEVIVEDRLATALSISRTPIREALVRLASEGLIRKEFNRPYRVREVSNREYFQSMRLREILEGEAIAAAASRIDPVRLQGMKAEMLRLRDEPKIRFEDHWAADEELHTLIAEASGNAVLAQIIRDLRVTTRLFELSGLPSRIRPDCDEHLDVIAALETGDPAEARAAMERHIRSLAKDVLGEIAKS, from the coding sequence ATGAGCATGGACATGGACGCTCCAAAAGCGGAAGACCCGAAAGCCGCGACGCCGGCCGTCGCCGGCGTGAATCTGGCGGGCATGGCCTATCGCACCATCCTGGGGATGATTCTCGACCGCCGCATCCCCAGCGGCGAGGTGATCGTCGAAGACCGGCTGGCCACGGCGCTCAGCATTTCGCGCACGCCGATCCGCGAGGCGCTGGTGCGTCTGGCGAGCGAAGGGCTGATCCGTAAAGAGTTCAACCGTCCCTACCGGGTGCGCGAGGTCTCCAACCGCGAATATTTCCAGAGCATGCGCCTGCGCGAGATCCTGGAGGGGGAGGCCATCGCCGCCGCCGCGTCGCGGATCGATCCGGTCCGGCTACAGGGGATGAAGGCCGAGATGCTGCGGCTGCGCGACGAGCCCAAGATCCGTTTCGAGGACCATTGGGCCGCCGACGAGGAACTGCACACCCTGATCGCCGAGGCGTCCGGCAACGCGGTGCTGGCGCAGATCATCCGCGACCTGCGGGTGACGACGCGCCTGTTCGAGCTGTCCGGCCTGCCGTCGCGCATCCGTCCCGACTGCGACGAGCATCTCGACGTCATCGCCGCGCTGGAAACCGGAGATCCGGCTGAGGCCAGGGCCGCCATGGAACGGCACATCCGCAGCCTCGCCAAGGATGTGCTGGGCGAGATCGCCAAGAGCTGA